Genomic DNA from Bacteriovorax sp. Seq25_V:
AAGTGACAAGTATGTAATTCTAGAAAATGCAGGTCACTATCTTATGGAAGATGAGACCGAAAGATGCATGCAAGAGATCAAAGGATTCTTTAATGAACATAGCCAGTCGAATTGAAGCACAGGCAAAACTTAGACCACAGCAGATAGCTGTTAAATTCCCCAAAAAACTTGGGGATGATACTTATTTATATAAGTCTCTTACATTCAAAGAGCTAAATGATAGAAGTAGTCACTACGCCTCTTATCTTAGAGATCAAGGAATCGTAAAAGGAAACAAGGTTCTTCTTTTCGTTAGGCCCTCACTTGATTTCTCTGCTCTCGTTTTTGCAATCTTCAAACTAGGTGCGGTACCTGTTTTAATTGATCCAGGTATGGGAAGAAAGAATCTTATTACAGCGATCAAGCAAGTAGCCCCAGATGCACTAATGGCAGTTCCAGAAGTTCACTTCATGAGAATCTTTTTTAAAGAGGCATTTGCAGGAATCAAAACTTTTATTTCAACAGGAATTGCTTTTAATAAAGATACACATACACTTCGAAAAATGAAGAAGGCCACACCGAAGGAGTTTATCACAGAACAGTGCGATCCTGAAGATATGGCAGCAATACTTTTTACTTCTGGGGGTACAGGAATTCCAAAGGGAGTTGTTTACACCCATAAGATCTTTAATAAGCAGACAGATATTTTACAAGAGATGTTTTCTTTAACAGATAAGGATATTGATCTACCAGGTTTTCCACTATTCTCATTCTTTACAATGGCCATGGGAATGACAAGCTGTATCCCGGATATGAATCCATCAAAGCCGGCAAAGTGTAAACCAATGGCACTAGTTCAAAATATTGCAGATAATAATGCTACATTTGTCGCTGGTTCGCCTGCCATTTGGGAGAGGGTCGCTGATTACTGTCTTGAAAATAATCTTATCCTTCCAAGCGTGAAGTATCTTGTGATGTTTGGTGCACCTGTTCGTGTTGAGCTTCACAAGAAACTACAACGAGTTCTTACCAATGGAACTACATATACTCCTTACGGAGCAACAGAGGCCCTTCCAATCTCAAACGTTAGTGGAAAGTATATTCTAGAAAATACGGCTAAACTCTCAAATGATGGAAATGGAACCTGTATTGGGACACCGGCTCCAGGTATTGAAATTAAAATTATCAAGGCCCATGATCGCGTCATTACCTCATTTGAAGACATCGAAGAAGTGTCTTCTAATCAAGTTGGCGAAATCATCGTTCGTGGAGATGTGGTAACGAAAGAATATTACAAAATGCCTGATAAAGCTCTTGAGGCGAAAATCAAAGATGGAGACACTTTCTGGCACAGAATGGGGGATGTCGGCTACTTTGATGAACAAGGTAGACTTTGGTTTATGGGGCGCAAGATTCATCGTCTTGAGCTTGAAGATCAAATCAAGTACTCAATTCCTGTCGAGGCAATCTTTAACAATCACCTACTCGTAAGACGTTCAGCACTCGTAGGAATACAAAAAGACGGAAAGATGAAACCAGCGATCGTTATTGAGCCTAATGAAAAGTACTACCATCAGTATCAGTTCAAAAAAGATCTGATGCAACTTGGTAGTCGCTATAAACATACTCAAGATATTGAAAATATCTACTTTATGGAAAAGTTTCCAGTTGATATTAGACATAATATTAAAATCGATAGAAAGCTCATTGAAAAGCTTGTGAACGCAGGAAAAGTGAAGTGAAGATTTTAATTACAGGGGCAACAGGCTTTCTTGGATTACATATTGCTGAAGAGCTAAAAAAAGAAGGACATGAAGTAGTTAACTTTTCACGTTCTCACACAAAAGAACTTGATGCCATTGGTGTTTCAACAATTCAAGGTGATCTTTCAAATGTAACTGATGTTCAACATGCCCTCTCACAAAACTTTGAAGCTATTTTCCATGTCGCTTCCAAAGTTGGAATGTGGGGAAAATGGGAAGAGTTTTATCGTATCAACTTTGAAGGCACTAAGAATCTATTTGATGAGGCTAAGAATTGTGGAGTAAAGTACTTTGTCCACACAAGTACTCCAAGTGTTGTTTTTGGAAAAGATGCTATTGAAGGAGCCAATGAGTCACTTGGGTACCCGAAAGAATACTTGAGCTATTATGCTAAGAGCAAGGCGATGGCCGAAGAATATATCTTAAACGACAATAGTCCAATTAAAAGATGTGCTTTAAGACCACATCTTATTTTTGGAAAGCGAGATCAAAATATCATCCCACGCCTACTTGAAGCGAATAAAAATTCAAAACTTAAAATTATCGGTAATGGCTCTAACCTCGTTGATGTAATCCATGTGACCAATGCCACACATGCTCATCTACTGGCCTTTGAAGAGCTGCAAGGTGACGCTAAGAATAATCATAAGGCATACTTTATCGCTCAGGAAAAACCTGTAAATTTATGGAGCTTCATCAATTCTATTCTTGTACATAAAGGTCAACAACCCGTAACAAAAAAAGTCAGCATTAATACTGCTTATGCTATTGGTTACCTTGTTGAATTATTTTTAAAAACATTTAAAATATTCAATATACACCCGCCAATGACGAGGTTCGTGGCATTGCAACTTGGTACTTCGCATTACTTTTCACATGATAATGCAAAGAGAGATTTTAACTACTCTCCGGTAGTATCAATTGATGAGGCCATTAAAGACTTATAAGGATTGTTATGTCTAAGAAAGTTTTAATTGTTGATGATGAACAAGAAATCAGATCTCTTTTG
This window encodes:
- a CDS encoding NAD-dependent epimerase/dehydratase family protein; translated protein: MKILITGATGFLGLHIAEELKKEGHEVVNFSRSHTKELDAIGVSTIQGDLSNVTDVQHALSQNFEAIFHVASKVGMWGKWEEFYRINFEGTKNLFDEAKNCGVKYFVHTSTPSVVFGKDAIEGANESLGYPKEYLSYYAKSKAMAEEYILNDNSPIKRCALRPHLIFGKRDQNIIPRLLEANKNSKLKIIGNGSNLVDVIHVTNATHAHLLAFEELQGDAKNNHKAYFIAQEKPVNLWSFINSILVHKGQQPVTKKVSINTAYAIGYLVELFLKTFKIFNIHPPMTRFVALQLGTSHYFSHDNAKRDFNYSPVVSIDEAIKDL
- a CDS encoding fatty acid CoA ligase family protein; its protein translation is MNIASRIEAQAKLRPQQIAVKFPKKLGDDTYLYKSLTFKELNDRSSHYASYLRDQGIVKGNKVLLFVRPSLDFSALVFAIFKLGAVPVLIDPGMGRKNLITAIKQVAPDALMAVPEVHFMRIFFKEAFAGIKTFISTGIAFNKDTHTLRKMKKATPKEFITEQCDPEDMAAILFTSGGTGIPKGVVYTHKIFNKQTDILQEMFSLTDKDIDLPGFPLFSFFTMAMGMTSCIPDMNPSKPAKCKPMALVQNIADNNATFVAGSPAIWERVADYCLENNLILPSVKYLVMFGAPVRVELHKKLQRVLTNGTTYTPYGATEALPISNVSGKYILENTAKLSNDGNGTCIGTPAPGIEIKIIKAHDRVITSFEDIEEVSSNQVGEIIVRGDVVTKEYYKMPDKALEAKIKDGDTFWHRMGDVGYFDEQGRLWFMGRKIHRLELEDQIKYSIPVEAIFNNHLLVRRSALVGIQKDGKMKPAIVIEPNEKYYHQYQFKKDLMQLGSRYKHTQDIENIYFMEKFPVDIRHNIKIDRKLIEKLVNAGKVK